Genomic DNA from Ilyobacter polytropus DSM 2926:
CATTTGCCCCTCTATAATGATTACCTTTTTCATCGATAACAACCGCCCCTACCTTAAATCCAGAATATTTTACATAGGCATTTTCCCTGGCCTCTATAGCTTCGTCAATCAGTTCTAATATCTCTTTTTCATTCATAAGCATCGCATACACCTCCAAAAGAGTAACCTTTATTGCCTATAGATTTTTTATAATACTATTTTTCCAGCGTTCCGAGAGCAATTTCCATCATCTCATCAAATGTACTCTGTCTCTCTTCTGAGGTAGTTTCTTCCCCTGTCACGAGAGAATCAGATATTGTGAGGATGGTAAGAGCGTTTACACCGTATTTAGACGCAATAGTATAGAGGCCTGCAGTCTCCATCTCTACACAAAGGACTCCAAAAGCAGCCCATTTTTTATAGTCTTCAAAGTTATCCTGATAAAATTCATCAGAAGTCATTACATTCCCAGCTTTTATTTTTATTCCCTTTTCCTTTGCAGTATCCACGGCCTTCATGAAAAGCTCAAAAGAGACAGTAGGAGCAAAATCGGCCCCGTTGAATCTAAGCTTGTTGACACCTGAGTTGGTAGATGAAGACATGGCTATGACTATGTCTCTAACCTTTACATCTTCTTGATATGATCCTGCTGAACCAACTCTTATTAGGTTTTTTACTCCATACTCTCTGATAAGTTCATTCACATATATAGATATCGAAGGAACTCCCATTCCAGTTCCCTGGACTGATACTCTTTTCCCCTTGTAAGTTCCCGTATATCCATACATTCCCCTTACTGTATTATAGCATTCTGGATTTTCTAGGAAAGTCTCTGCAATCCATTTTGCCCTCATAGGATCTCCAGGTAAAAGGACTGTCTCTGCTATATCTCCTTTTTTTGCAGCTATATGTACACTCATTTCATACCTCCAAATCTATTTTTATATATTTGATTTAAGTTTTTTATTATTGTTTATGTACACTTAAGATCAATAAAGCTCTTTTGCAAAACTTCCCTCTATACTCTTTCCTAGCAGAAGCTCCTCTAAAGTAGCAGCTATATCCCCAAAGCTTTCTCTTATCCCGAGATCCACTCCGCCCTTCACTTCTTTACCATAGACTAAAATAGGAATATATTCTCTTGTATGGTCTGTCCCTTGGTAGGTCGGGTCACATCCGTGATCTGCTGTCACTATAAGTATTTCATCATCTTTCAGATTTTCCATTATCTCTGGGAGATATCTGTCAAACTGCTCTATAGCCTCTTTATATCCCTGTGGGTCTCTTCTATGACCAAATTTCATATCAAAATCCACTAGATTGGTAAATATTAGGCCTTTGCTGTCTTCCTTAAGAGCGGTTATTGTTTTTAGTATTCCGTCTTTATCATTTTGATTCGTTCCTCTTGTGTCAGTTATACCTTCCCCTGCAAATATATCACTTATCTTTCCTATTGCCACTACATCTTTTCCAGCAGATTTCAGTTTATCCAAAAGGGTCGCCCTTGGGGGTTTTACAGAATAATCATGTCTGTTGGAAGTTCTTTCAAACTCCCTTTTAGCCTTCCCCACATAGGGTCTTGCTATAACCCTTGCTACAGGTGATTTTTCCATACATATTTCAAGTGCTATTTCGCAGG
This window encodes:
- a CDS encoding phosphopentomutase, which produces MKKIERATIIVLDSAGVGYLPDAAEFGDIGANTFGNISKKCGGLNIPNMEKMGIGNLTEIVGAGKIKNTIGAYGKAAEKAKGKDTTTGHWEIAGVIGDKPFPTYPDGFPKEVLKELEERTGRKILCNKPYSGTAVIDEYGEEQLKTGAWIVYTSADPVLQIAANEEIIPLDELYKACEIALEICMEKSPVARVIARPYVGKAKREFERTSNRHDYSVKPPRATLLDKLKSAGKDVVAIGKISDIFAGEGITDTRGTNQNDKDGILKTITALKEDSKGLIFTNLVDFDMKFGHRRDPQGYKEAIEQFDRYLPEIMENLKDDEILIVTADHGCDPTYQGTDHTREYIPILVYGKEVKGGVDLGIRESFGDIAATLEELLLGKSIEGSFAKELY
- the deoD gene encoding purine-nucleoside phosphorylase — translated: MSVHIAAKKGDIAETVLLPGDPMRAKWIAETFLENPECYNTVRGMYGYTGTYKGKRVSVQGTGMGVPSISIYVNELIREYGVKNLIRVGSAGSYQEDVKVRDIVIAMSSSTNSGVNKLRFNGADFAPTVSFELFMKAVDTAKEKGIKIKAGNVMTSDEFYQDNFEDYKKWAAFGVLCVEMETAGLYTIASKYGVNALTILTISDSLVTGEETTSEERQSTFDEMMEIALGTLEK